ACGAACGGGTCGGGACTGAAAGGGTACGAACGGTATGGGACCGAAAAGGGTACAAGTGATTCCATGGTTAAAAGGACACCACATGCATTATGTTGGGCGTGGACCCATGGCAATGGGTTGTCAGTTTGGTCAATACATGAGTGTAAGGAAATAGCGAAGGCCTTAAGGGCTAGTGCAATCCGTACAACATGATTGATGTATGAACCATAATCCATGGTTAGTGGATGGATGGttggttctagccgcaaaggctaaataggatatcttacaatcaaatttgggttggtgagtaggatatgTACCatatgatggcaatggaaggccggttatgtcAATACCTGCCAAGTAGGCGATGGCTTAtgaagtctagtggtcggatcatgtttcatgacgatgttTCGATGGCtgagcactagtatggatagtcacgtttctggagtaagagtattgatgtgatgcttctagatatcaaccttggtgttgataacttcgagattggctaagaatcatgacgaagtgtatggctagtactacGTGTCGTACACCTTAAGTATTGAGCTtaggtgtgattgttcaaggaaagccgtgtaagatctgatcatggttgagtatggacgacatgacctctggatgatggtcTAAGGTGTCActactaacctgattaatgaatcggttggtatgaacaagtcatatatgttgtctgggttaagtcccaaggccgatcaggccagatgatgattcatcagttccaagtcatgtgagaatggttggttgattgacttaggatctaatgagctttgtcagttcAGAAGATGGACCTGGTACTATTGcttataaggcaaaaggatttcggattgtacATAAggcgagaaaggccagatgtatgttctttttctttcagagacttctcaaaggttacttatgtctgtgggaatggttggttgaatgactaagtacctaggggagctgtttgatgtaggagtcaagataaggaccttaagtaagatcattgagtgatcgtggtccagttgtcaagcaagagcaatttgagtcaatggagaaccgatgagctaataagctccgtagatgtggcaaaggtatgatctagcatttacttatgtagatatagatagaatggtttaggagaATGTAACCTTAGAattatggcttggtttgggttttggactgacctttaagctaattggtagttgagtaaactgaccaaggctaaggtgaatcgaccagacaagtgttagattggttttagaccaatggataactagagaataatccgctgcgtatctgttgaaatgatctaagctattaatgactagggaagtctttagctaagatttAAGTTCGCCCTCGCCTATGgacgatattataaataaatggcaaaaattaagaggttcggccagaaAGTGGACCGAGCGATTTAAGGCTTCCACCGCGGCCTAAGCGGCCGGATCGGGGTGTTACAAGAACCCATATACATGGATAATTTGGTATCTTTGGAAATCTTGAAACGATTAACTTTTCATAAGCATAAACAGTGACCCTTTTGATATTCGAATGCCAAACTTGGTTCTCAACGAATGTGGTTGTTCCTACAACATCACAACCATTAAGCAACGCTGATTAACTAGCCATATGCTTGGAAAACATATATTTGGTGGATGACTTCCACTTTTCAATTCAGTTGATGCAGATAGGTTTAGAAGGACATATCTAAATATATTCAATAAATGAGGACACGATGTATAAGACGACAGAATCAGCTTCGCATTCAGAATTAAAAGCACTGTTCTGAGCGATAGAGAGTATGTTACGATATTCAACTTGCCAGAATTTTGGAACAAACTACATAGACCTGATCACTTATGATTAAAGAACCTCATACATGGTAAAATTTCTTATAGATAGAAGTGATCAAGAACAAAGAAAATTCCAAGTATTCAAGATATCCTACATTTATCGACAACAAAATGCAATTTCGGGTTTTCTAGCTAAAACTGCAAGATCTTTTCATTGAaagtattttgttttattcCGGTGTAGTTGCCATACCATCTCtaatttgaataataaaatgaCCGTGtgattgtcaattttttttattatcctaGTAAATACTTTCAATGTGTTTGTTCCAACTGTCTAATGTGTTATTACCGTTCAAACTTAtattacattaatataaataatcaagCTAGTAGAATTtctaaaaaatgatataaatgtggtatttggttttattttatagCTCTTTATCCTTTCCCAATTCACGTATGAATACACATGCAGTTAGTACATATTATGGTTTGTACAGTACAATgcgtatttttaatgtaatgcTTCATGCCGACATAAACATAAGACGTACGCATGTAttatgagtatatatatatagacacaTCACACGTATGCATATCcatattcacaaaaaaaaataaaaaattaatattcacaataataaaatttcgCTTTCTCAGCCAATAAAAACAGAGATTTCAATATCTttcattagtttaaaattttatatgcgCCTAATTGCTATTACttcgaaatatttatatttggaaTAAAGACAGATATTTAAAGTCAACTATATCTCATCATTTGGTCTTTTGTTTCCCGACGcccaacttttttaaaaaaaatatcatctgttcatttttcattctttttccCAACTGGATATCACCAATTACCATCATTCATAACACATTAGCATTTCGAGAATCCTTCTATATATACATCAGTCAAGTCATCCAACGAGAGCGACGACACCACatttgttaaataaatataaagaaatgAAGGTTCATGAGTTTTCCAATGGGTTTTCGTCTTGGGAGCAGCAACAAGAGTCGCCATCATCCCTTAGCTGCAAACGCTTCCGTCCTCTGGCCCCTAAGCTCTCCGGCAGCCCTTCCTcccctccttcttcttcctcgggtGTTACTTCCGCTACTTTCGATCTCAAGAGCTTCATTAAACCCGATCAAGCCGCTCCAACAAAATCTCACTACTCTCTTGAACACAAACGAGACTTTTCTCAAGTCAGTCCCCTTATTTTAcattcaaatttgatattttcaagttcaaattttttttttgatattttcactTGATATATTCTGTTTTAGTATGAGTTATGCAAAATAGACATTTTCCTTTTCACAAAACGGGGCATATATACCTAAAACATTAACAATCTGTAATGACTGAACTGCAACATGCCgtcttatattatattattttatattatattaaattttattatatcctattttttcCTTCAACAAACAAAATATGGCATATTAGGTGGAGATGCACCCGGGAGGGACAAGGTGGAACCCAACTCAAGAACAGATAAGAATACTTGAGGTCTTGTACAAAGGTGGAATGCGGACTCCTAACGCGGAACAGATCGAGCACGTAACTTCTCAACTCGGTAAATACGGAAAAATCGAAGGGAAGAATGTGTTCTACTGGTTTCAGAACCACAAAGCGCGGGAGAGACAGAAGCAGAAGAGGAACAACCTTAGCTTAAGTTGCCAAGGCAGCCTCAGTACTACTAGTGTCTCTAATGCAAGTGTAACAATGAAGACAAGAACATCGTCTTCAACTGACTTCAAGGTATGTTTTAACAAGGACTAGTTTATATAGTTTTGTAATGGAGTTTAATTAAATACAAGTAAtggtttttgtttattgtttgtgTAGAGAGAACCAATGGTGATGAAGGAGTTACTTGAAGAGAACGAGTACAAGAGGACATGTAGGAGCTGGGGATTTGAGAACTTGAAGATAGAGAGCAGAAGAAACATAAATAGTAGTATAAATGCAACAATAGCAACTACTTTTAATATTGACAATGTAACTCTTGAGCTTTTTCCTTTGCACCCTGAAGGAAGGTGAAGAAGATGAGGCAGAAAATGTGGAATTCTTATGTAGATCTGGTTTGGGTTCAGTCGAAGTAGTTGGTATCTagatattcaaaataataattctggGGATGATAAATAAGTTTCTAAGATTATAGAATCTACTTAAGAGTTCCCTTATAATTTACGAGCCTGATTTATCCTGTGTAGTTTCTTTTGCAATGTCTTCTTAATTATGAATTCTTAGTTTAGCTCATCTCTTTAGTTTCGTCTTTGTTCTCAGTAAGTTgcgaagaattttttttctctctaaatctttctttctctaaatcCTCTCAAAACAAAAAGCAAATCTCAGATCTACTTTGTTTTGGTGGCCGGTGGGCTCTCTACCGCCGCTggtcaccccccccccccctccccttTCTATTTCGCTCACCACCTCCTCCCCTCACCTAACCCTCTTACCCACTCTGATATACTGGTTTCTCTGGATCTCCACCGGCTCTCTTCGGGTTCGCCGGCGGTTCTCAACAGGAGGTGACGTTGGTGTCTTCGTCACCTCTGGAGCAGCAGTGAGGAGCTGGTTTCGTTTGTTAGCTGAAGGGTCCCCTAAGGTTTCTTTCTACAGTGGTGCGGTTCAGATCTAGATCTAGGTCAGATCTACGATTGCTGAGCTTTGACTACGGTGACGAGGAGCATCGCTGCCTCCTATCTCACTCTAGTTTGAGCCTTGCTCCCGCTTTCCTGTGTTCGCTCTCCTTTAGGTTGTTGTCAGAGCTTCTCATCTTCGTCTGAAGTAAAGCGGTGTTTGGAGGTTGTCGCCGAGGACCTCTGTTCCTGGTCTAGTTGTCAGCTTACCTCGGCGAGCTTCAAGGTGTGTCTCATGTCTTCGTTTTGTAATTTGATGCGCCTAGGGTCTTGAGGACTAGCCCGTTCTGGTGCGTATGTTTCGATGTCTTCAGTCACCAATTTGTCGCTGCCTTGTTCTGTGGAGTATCGTGATTCCTGTTCTTCAAGCCTCCGGAAAGAAGCTGGGGTTGATGTACTCTGCCTCTTGGAATCTTGCTTTAACATATCTTCTACGTGATGGAGCCGGAGTAGAAAGTATAAACCTCCGCCTGCATTGCAAGAGTCTATTTGTGTTTCAATGA
This region of Brassica napus cultivar Da-Ae chromosome C5, Da-Ae, whole genome shotgun sequence genomic DNA includes:
- the LOC106399506 gene encoding WUSCHEL-related homeobox 4; translated protein: MKVHEFSNGFSSWEQQQESPSSLSCKRFRPLAPKLSGSPSSPPSSSSGVTSATFDLKSFIKPDQAAPTKSHYSLEHKRDFSQVEMHPGGTRWNPTQEQIRILEVLYKGGMRTPNAEQIEHVTSQLGKYGKIEGKNVFYWFQNHKARERQKQKRNNLSLSCQGSLSTTSVSNASVTMKTRTSSSTDFKREPMVMKELLEENEYKRTCRSWGFENLKIESRRNINSSINATIATTFNIDNVTLELFPLHPEGR